In Geoalkalibacter sp., the following are encoded in one genomic region:
- the moaC gene encoding cyclic pyranopterin monophosphate synthase MoaC, giving the protein MSERFTHFDEDGKAVMVDVGAKADTQRLAVARGEIRMREATLRRILDRTVEKGDVLGIARVAGILAAKQTSSLIPLCHPLMLNAVTLDFFPHPGEGRVEIEARVKVGGKTGVEMEALTAVSVAALTIYDMCKAVDKEMVIGAIRLLEKHGGKSGSFVRGAAEQE; this is encoded by the coding sequence ATGTCCGAGCGATTCACACATTTTGACGAAGACGGCAAGGCCGTCATGGTCGATGTCGGCGCCAAGGCCGATACCCAGCGGCTGGCCGTGGCCCGCGGCGAGATCCGCATGCGCGAGGCCACCCTGCGGCGCATTCTCGACCGCACCGTGGAGAAGGGCGATGTTTTGGGCATCGCGCGCGTCGCCGGCATCCTCGCCGCCAAGCAGACCTCAAGCCTCATTCCCCTGTGTCATCCCCTCATGCTCAACGCGGTAACTCTGGATTTCTTCCCCCATCCCGGCGAGGGACGGGTCGAGATCGAGGCGCGCGTCAAGGTCGGCGGCAAGACCGGCGTCGAGATGGAGGCGCTCACCGCCGTGTCCGTGGCGGCGCTGACCATTTATGATATGTGCAAGGCGGTGGACAAGGAGATGGTGATCGGCGCCATCCGCCTGCTGGAAAAGCACGGCGGCAAGAGCGGCTCCTTCGTGCGCGGCGCCGCGGAACAGGAGTAG
- a CDS encoding sodium:solute symporter family protein, which produces MSLDPWFLAGFLATLGLLLWLAGSRADKVRDRADFTLAGRRAGSWQVSGAILGTLVGGASTVGTVQLAFLHGLSAWWFTLGAGLACLFLGLFLAKPLRHAEVETIPQFIARYHGERVRKTASLFSALGMFLHIVAQLLAAAAILSTLFGLSLKQGALAAALAVAFITWRGGMPGAGTLGLAKLFFLYLCMVGAGGVAWHLSGGLSGLRTHFAPFPWFSLFGYGTAAGLSDLLSMLVGVLSTQTYLQAVFSARDARTARRGALLSAALIPPLGLFGISVGLYMRRSMPDLDSARALPEFLLNHMPAGFAGPAFAALLIAALATAAGLTLGVGTTLRGDLLAARCFGRHELLLSRLLTLAAVLLALGLVLVNLGSAIMAWSFLSMGLRGATLYLPLLAAVFLGARTSKRGGALAIWLAPPTVILVGLLETPPAPPLFFGLAAALLAYALGLLLERRFGRNESLS; this is translated from the coding sequence ATGAGCTTGGACCCCTGGTTTCTCGCCGGCTTTCTCGCCACCCTCGGCCTGCTGTTGTGGCTCGCCGGCAGCCGAGCGGACAAGGTGCGCGACCGCGCCGATTTTACCCTGGCGGGGCGGCGCGCCGGTTCCTGGCAGGTTTCGGGGGCGATCCTCGGCACCCTGGTGGGCGGCGCCTCGACGGTGGGCACGGTGCAGTTGGCTTTTCTCCACGGGCTTTCGGCCTGGTGGTTCACCTTGGGGGCGGGGTTGGCCTGCCTGTTTCTCGGCCTGTTTCTGGCCAAGCCCCTGCGCCACGCCGAGGTGGAAACCATCCCGCAGTTCATCGCCCGCTACCACGGCGAGCGGGTACGCAAGACGGCGAGTCTGTTTTCGGCGCTCGGCATGTTCCTCCACATCGTCGCGCAGCTGCTGGCCGCGGCGGCGATCCTCTCGACCCTCTTCGGGCTGTCCCTCAAGCAGGGCGCCCTGGCCGCCGCCCTCGCCGTGGCGTTCATCACCTGGCGCGGCGGCATGCCGGGCGCTGGCACCCTGGGGCTGGCCAAACTGTTTTTTCTCTACCTGTGCATGGTCGGCGCGGGCGGGGTCGCCTGGCACCTGAGCGGCGGCCTGAGCGGGCTGCGGACGCACTTTGCGCCCTTTCCCTGGTTCAGCCTGTTCGGCTACGGAACGGCCGCCGGGCTCTCCGATCTGCTCTCCATGCTGGTCGGGGTGCTCTCCACCCAGACCTACCTGCAGGCGGTCTTTTCGGCGCGCGACGCGCGCACCGCGCGGCGCGGCGCCCTGCTCAGCGCGGCCCTCATCCCGCCGCTGGGCCTGTTCGGCATCAGCGTCGGCCTGTATATGCGGCGCAGCATGCCGGACCTCGACAGCGCCCGCGCCCTGCCGGAATTCCTGCTGAATCACATGCCCGCCGGCTTTGCCGGACCGGCCTTTGCCGCGCTGCTCATCGCCGCCCTGGCCACGGCGGCGGGCCTCACCCTGGGGGTGGGCACCACCCTGCGCGGCGATCTGCTCGCGGCGCGGTGCTTCGGTCGCCACGAGCTGCTGCTGAGCCGCCTGTTGACGCTGGCGGCGGTGCTCCTCGCCCTGGGCCTGGTGCTGGTCAACCTGGGCTCGGCGATCATGGCCTGGAGCTTTCTTTCCATGGGCTTGCGCGGCGCCACCCTGTACCTGCCCCTGCTCGCCGCCGTGTTTCTCGGCGCGCGCACCAGCAAGCGCGGCGGCGCCCTGGCGATTTGGCTCGCCCCGCCGACGGTGATTCTCGTCGGCCTGCTCGAAACCCCGCCCGCGCCGCCCCTGTTCTTCGGGCTGGCCGCAGCGCTGCTCGCCTACGCCCTGGGTCTTCTCCTGGAACGCCGCTTCGGGCGAAACGAGAGTTTATCTTGA
- the radA gene encoding DNA repair protein RadA, with protein sequence MKSAKIKTVFTCQQCGCQSPKWLGRCTDCGAWNSLVEEKLAPERPAGRGAPGSPAVPQRLAEVATGLEDRLRCGIGELDQVLGGGVVAGSLILIGGDPGIGKSTLLLQAISRLAEQGRALYVTAEESARQVRMRAERLGVRAEQLYLLAETNLEAVLEQVRALRPAFLVIDSIQTIYTAALDSAPGSVSQVRECAARLMHVAKGDGIPTFLVGHVTKDGAIAGPRMLEHMVDTVLYFEGEPGHPYRILRAVKNRFGSTNEIGVFQMKDSGLAEVGNPSELFLSERPEGAAGSAVVPALEGSRPILVELQALVSGSSFGTPRRTTMGIDHNRVSLLVAVLEKKVGLSLLSQDIFLNVAGGVRLDEPAIDLGILAALASSHLNRPIAARTIVFGEVGLAGEVRAVSHPEPRVKEAARLGFDRCFLPAGSLKNLAAPAGLELIGVKNAGEVLDGIFD encoded by the coding sequence GTGAAATCCGCGAAAATCAAAACCGTCTTCACCTGTCAGCAGTGCGGCTGCCAGAGCCCGAAGTGGCTGGGGCGCTGCACCGACTGCGGCGCCTGGAACAGCCTGGTGGAAGAAAAGCTCGCGCCGGAGCGCCCCGCCGGACGTGGCGCCCCAGGTTCCCCGGCCGTGCCCCAGCGCCTGGCCGAGGTGGCCACCGGCCTGGAAGACCGCCTGCGCTGCGGCATCGGCGAACTCGATCAGGTGCTCGGCGGCGGCGTGGTGGCGGGCTCACTGATCCTGATCGGCGGTGATCCGGGGATCGGCAAATCGACCTTGCTTTTGCAGGCCATCAGCCGTCTTGCCGAACAGGGCAGGGCCCTCTATGTGACGGCCGAGGAATCGGCGCGTCAGGTGCGCATGCGCGCCGAGCGTCTCGGCGTGCGCGCCGAACAGCTCTATCTGCTCGCTGAAACAAACCTGGAGGCGGTGCTGGAGCAGGTGCGCGCCCTCAGGCCCGCCTTTCTCGTCATCGACTCCATCCAGACCATCTACACCGCCGCCCTTGATTCGGCCCCGGGCAGCGTCAGCCAGGTGCGCGAATGCGCCGCGCGGCTCATGCACGTCGCCAAGGGCGACGGCATTCCCACCTTCCTCGTCGGCCATGTCACCAAGGACGGCGCCATCGCCGGGCCGCGCATGCTCGAACACATGGTCGACACGGTGCTCTACTTCGAGGGTGAACCCGGCCATCCCTACCGGATTTTGCGCGCGGTCAAGAACCGCTTCGGCTCGACCAACGAAATCGGCGTGTTCCAGATGAAGGATTCGGGCCTGGCCGAGGTCGGCAACCCCAGCGAGTTGTTTCTCTCCGAGCGGCCCGAGGGCGCGGCGGGCAGCGCCGTGGTGCCGGCCCTGGAGGGCAGCCGGCCGATTCTGGTGGAACTCCAGGCCCTGGTGTCGGGCTCGTCCTTCGGCACGCCGCGCCGCACCACCATGGGCATCGATCACAACCGCGTGTCCCTGCTGGTGGCGGTGCTGGAAAAAAAGGTCGGCCTGTCCCTTTTGTCCCAGGATATTTTTCTCAACGTCGCCGGCGGGGTGCGCCTCGACGAGCCGGCCATCGATCTGGGCATCCTGGCGGCCCTGGCCTCCAGTCATCTCAATCGTCCCATAGCCGCGCGCACCATCGTCTTCGGCGAAGTCGGCCTGGCGGGGGAGGTGCGCGCCGTCTCCCACCCGGAGCCGCGGGTCAAGGAGGCGGCGCGCCTGGGTTTTGATCGTTGTTTTCTGCCCGCCGGCAGCCTCAAGAACCTCGCCGCCCCGGCGGGGCTGGAACTCATCGGGGTGAAGAACGCCGGCGAAGTGCTGGACGGGATTTTCGACTAG
- the larA gene encoding nickel-dependent lactate racemase — protein sequence MSVVELKYGHQTLAVELPGARVLRPRCPTPAAAPAELVRAALARPIGGPTLDTFLRPGEKVVIVTSDITRYTGSEHYLPVLVEHLNACGIADQDITVVVALGIHRAQSEAEHRKILGTLHGRIRVVDHDCDDPAELVTLGETQGGIPVSVNRRVAEAERVIVTGTVGFHYFAGFGGGRKGLVPGVASRATCMATHFGVFNPPEIGGKHPRAVTGVLDGNPVHEAILEAARMIRPGFLLNTLLSPSKEILEVFCGDLEQAHLAGCARCREFYEMALDEPADLVVVSCGGSPKDINFIQAHKALDYGVRALRPGGVLILLAACPDGFGNKTFFDWFRYQDLAEFEAALRQNYEINGQTAHATLSKARAYRVILVSELSAEQTAAMGMEKAADLDAALALAHQSLPPAPHTVIIPDGGSVLPRITPRRD from the coding sequence ATGTCCGTCGTCGAACTCAAATACGGGCACCAGACGCTGGCCGTGGAGCTGCCCGGCGCCCGGGTGCTGCGTCCGCGATGCCCGACGCCCGCCGCGGCCCCCGCGGAACTGGTGCGCGCGGCCCTGGCGCGACCCATCGGCGGCCCGACCCTGGACACATTCCTCAGGCCGGGGGAAAAGGTGGTCATCGTCACCTCGGACATTACCCGCTACACGGGCAGCGAGCACTATCTGCCGGTGCTGGTCGAGCATCTCAACGCCTGCGGCATCGCCGACCAGGACATCACGGTGGTGGTCGCCCTGGGCATTCACCGCGCCCAAAGCGAGGCCGAACACCGCAAGATTCTTGGGACGCTGCACGGCCGCATCCGGGTGGTGGACCACGACTGCGACGACCCGGCGGAACTGGTGACCCTTGGCGAGACGCAAGGCGGCATCCCCGTCAGCGTCAACCGCCGGGTGGCCGAGGCCGAGCGGGTCATCGTCACGGGCACCGTGGGCTTTCACTACTTCGCGGGTTTCGGCGGCGGGCGCAAGGGCCTGGTGCCGGGCGTCGCGAGCCGCGCCACCTGCATGGCCACCCATTTCGGCGTGTTCAATCCGCCCGAGATCGGCGGCAAGCATCCGCGCGCCGTGACCGGGGTGCTCGACGGCAATCCGGTGCATGAGGCGATTCTCGAGGCGGCGCGCATGATCCGGCCCGGTTTTCTCCTCAACACCCTGCTCTCGCCGTCCAAGGAGATTCTCGAGGTGTTCTGCGGCGATCTGGAGCAGGCCCATCTGGCCGGCTGCGCCCGCTGCCGCGAGTTCTACGAGATGGCCCTGGACGAGCCGGCGGATCTGGTGGTGGTCTCCTGCGGCGGCAGCCCCAAGGACATCAATTTCATCCAGGCGCACAAGGCCCTCGACTACGGCGTCAGGGCGCTGCGCCCGGGCGGCGTCCTGATTCTGCTGGCGGCCTGCCCCGACGGCTTCGGCAACAAGACCTTCTTCGACTGGTTTCGTTACCAGGATCTCGCGGAATTCGAGGCCGCCCTGCGCCAGAACTACGAGATCAACGGCCAGACCGCCCACGCCACCCTGAGCAAGGCGCGCGCTTATCGGGTGATCCTGGTGAGCGAACTGAGCGCCGAGCAGACCGCCGCCATGGGCATGGAAAAAGCCGCCGATCTCGACGCGGCCCTGGCCCTCGCCCACCAGAGCCTGCCGCCCGCCCCGCACACGGTGATCATCCCCGACGGCGGATCGGTGCTGCCCAGGATCACGCCCCGGCGCGACTGA
- a CDS encoding sigma-54-dependent transcriptional regulator — protein sequence MRSILLVDNDRHGRESLAAMLRKDIDCPVLEADSPEAALAVLDSQDVSLLITDLFAPKNLGIELVQSVLRKNPEVVSVVAMPAGERETLVKILQAGALFYLNKPIDFDEAIIVAARSLEHHDLQIHKEKRGPKIRKTEGFHGIIGQSPGMQQLFAMIERVAEDGESTVLIQGESGTGKEMVAKALHAFSPRAGKNFVPLNCAAIPDDLLESELFGYVKGAFTGANQSKQGRIQYAEGGTLFLDEIGDMKPALQAKLLRVLQEKEFEPVGGVKPIKADVRIVAATHRQLEEAVKKGLFREDLYYRLSVVPLQIPPLRERREDIPLLIEKFMQVYNRGRKRGLAGFAGDALAALQNYAWPGNVRELENLVQRLAILHADGLVTAGDLPEKYRAGVDVTATTVAPLLSPAPAPVPPVAVVAAVAAVAAPPAAEAEAPAAVAPLESPADFNTLVSDFEDRLILQALSRTGGNKKEAAELLNLKRTTLLEKIKKKQLDSLLARVGYKKD from the coding sequence TTGCGATCCATTCTGCTTGTCGACAATGACCGCCATGGCCGGGAATCCCTGGCCGCGATGCTGCGCAAGGATATCGACTGTCCGGTGCTCGAGGCCGACTCGCCCGAGGCGGCCCTGGCGGTGCTGGACAGTCAGGATGTCTCGCTGCTCATCACCGATCTCTTCGCGCCCAAGAACCTGGGCATCGAGCTGGTGCAAAGCGTTCTGCGCAAGAATCCCGAGGTGGTGTCGGTGGTGGCGATGCCTGCCGGGGAGCGCGAGACGCTGGTCAAGATTCTGCAGGCCGGCGCCCTGTTCTACCTCAACAAGCCCATCGATTTCGACGAGGCGATCATCGTCGCCGCGCGCAGCCTCGAGCACCACGACCTGCAGATCCACAAGGAAAAACGCGGCCCAAAAATCCGCAAGACCGAAGGCTTTCACGGCATCATCGGTCAGTCGCCGGGCATGCAGCAGCTCTTCGCCATGATCGAGCGGGTCGCCGAGGACGGCGAGAGCACCGTGCTCATCCAGGGCGAAAGCGGCACCGGCAAGGAGATGGTGGCCAAGGCCCTGCATGCCTTCAGTCCGCGCGCCGGGAAGAATTTCGTGCCTCTCAACTGCGCTGCGATTCCCGACGATCTGCTCGAAAGCGAACTGTTCGGCTACGTCAAGGGCGCCTTCACCGGCGCCAACCAGTCCAAGCAGGGGCGCATCCAGTACGCCGAGGGCGGCACCCTGTTCCTCGACGAGATCGGCGACATGAAACCCGCGCTGCAGGCTAAGCTCTTGCGCGTCCTGCAGGAAAAGGAGTTCGAGCCGGTGGGCGGGGTCAAACCCATCAAGGCCGATGTGCGCATCGTCGCCGCGACCCATCGGCAGCTCGAGGAGGCGGTGAAGAAGGGCTTGTTCCGCGAGGATCTCTACTATCGCCTGAGCGTGGTGCCCTTGCAGATCCCGCCGCTGCGCGAGCGGCGCGAGGACATTCCGCTGCTCATCGAAAAATTCATGCAGGTTTACAATCGCGGCCGCAAGCGCGGACTGGCCGGCTTTGCCGGAGATGCCCTGGCGGCCCTGCAAAATTACGCCTGGCCGGGCAATGTGCGCGAGCTGGAGAATCTGGTGCAGCGGCTGGCCATCCTGCACGCCGACGGCCTGGTGACGGCGGGCGATTTGCCGGAAAAATACCGGGCGGGGGTGGACGTGACCGCGACGACGGTGGCGCCGCTGCTCAGCCCCGCGCCTGCTCCCGTGCCGCCCGTCGCCGTGGTTGCCGCGGTTGCCGCGGTTGCCGCGCCGCCCGCGGCCGAGGCGGAAGCGCCGGCGGCGGTCGCGCCCCTGGAAAGCCCCGCCGATTTCAACACCCTGGTGAGCGATTTCGAGGATCGACTGATCCTTCAGGCCCTGAGCCGCACCGGCGGCAACAAGAAGGAGGCGGCCGAACTGCTCAACCTCAAGCGCACGACCCTGTTGGAGAAGATCAAGAAAAAGCAGCTCGACAGCCTGCTGGCTAGGGTCGGCTACAAGAAGGATTGA
- a CDS encoding transposase, with protein MLACFGFPATHRVKLHSTNTLERLNKEFKRRATSVP; from the coding sequence GTGCTGGCCTGTTTCGGTTTTCCGGCGACCCATCGGGTGAAGTTGCATTCCACCAATACGCTGGAGCGGCTCAACAAGGAATTCAAGCGTCGGGCCACCTCTGTCCCATGA